The following are from one region of the Hymenobacter sp. YIM 151858-1 genome:
- a CDS encoding four helix bundle protein: protein MNNFEFAEQFKARTKAFALRVIRLYKVLPTSAVEQVVGKQLLRAATSTAANYRAACRARSAKEFVAKVGVALEEADESLFWLELLAEAELLPAERLKELQQEAHEIVSVLAKIRKSAHATAERKGGATPTENALTPKLANS from the coding sequence ATGAACAACTTTGAGTTTGCCGAGCAGTTCAAAGCCCGCACCAAAGCGTTTGCCCTGCGCGTAATCCGGCTGTACAAGGTGTTGCCTACCTCGGCCGTGGAGCAGGTGGTGGGCAAGCAGCTGCTGCGGGCAGCTACCTCCACGGCGGCCAATTACCGGGCCGCTTGCCGGGCGCGCTCGGCCAAGGAGTTTGTGGCCAAAGTAGGCGTAGCTTTGGAGGAGGCCGACGAGTCGTTGTTTTGGCTCGAACTACTTGCCGAAGCAGAATTGCTGCCCGCCGAGCGCTTGAAAGAATTGCAGCAGGAAGCCCACGAAATTGTGTCCGTTCTTGCCAAAATTCGTAAAAGCGCCCATGCTACTGCCGAGCGTAAAGGGGGTGCCACGCCCACCGAAAACGCTTTAACTCCCAAACTCGCTAACTCCTAA
- a CDS encoding class I SAM-dependent methyltransferase, which yields MHYDPIKRTLGNVFNRTPWLRRLFYNLLDLLLLRTWHVHRELRQWAQNRRDQAINIIDAGAGYGQYTYWLSGMSPKWQILAVDVKDEQVNDSNNFFRQIGRPNVQFAVQDLVLYREPNTFDLALAIDVMEHILEDVEVMTNLHTSLKDGGMLIISTPSDQGGSDVHGADDASFIEEHVRDGYNIDEIQQKLRKAGFDRIEAKYSYGIPGQISWRLSMKYPILLLGASKLFFVLLPFYYLVTFPLCLLLNWLDTTSRHDSGTGLIVKAWK from the coding sequence TTGCATTACGACCCGATTAAGCGGACGCTTGGCAACGTGTTCAACCGCACGCCTTGGCTCCGCCGGCTGTTTTACAACCTGCTCGATTTGCTGCTGCTGCGTACCTGGCACGTGCACCGCGAGCTGCGCCAGTGGGCCCAAAACCGCCGCGACCAGGCCATCAACATCATCGATGCCGGGGCCGGCTATGGCCAGTACACCTACTGGTTGTCGGGCATGAGCCCGAAGTGGCAGATTCTGGCCGTCGATGTCAAGGACGAGCAGGTAAACGACTCCAACAACTTCTTTCGGCAGATCGGGCGCCCCAACGTGCAGTTTGCCGTGCAAGACCTGGTGCTGTACCGGGAACCCAACACCTTCGATCTGGCCCTGGCCATTGATGTGATGGAGCACATCCTGGAAGACGTGGAGGTGATGACCAACCTGCACACGTCGCTCAAGGACGGCGGCATGCTCATCATCAGCACGCCCTCCGACCAAGGCGGCTCCGACGTGCACGGCGCCGACGACGCCAGCTTTATCGAGGAGCACGTGCGCGACGGCTACAACATCGACGAAATTCAGCAGAAGCTGCGCAAAGCCGGCTTCGACCGCATCGAGGCCAAATACAGCTACGGCATTCCGGGCCAGATTTCGTGGCGCTTGTCGATGAAGTACCCCATTCTGCTGCTGGGTGCCTCCAAGCTGTTTTTCGTGCTGCTGCCTTTTTACTATCTCGTTACCTTTCCGCTCTGCCTGCTGCTGAACTGGCTGGATACCACCTCCCGCCACGATTCGGGCACGGGCCTGATTGTGAAAGCCTGGAAATAA
- a CDS encoding ribosome-binding factor A produces MESKRQQKFASLLTKELAEVFRRDLPHLFAGTLPPSITAVRVSPDLGVARIYLSVLLASDPQSQVAAVQEHTKEVRHALAKRVRNQLRVIPDLQFFLDDSAAYATHMDKVLSDLNIPPTPKEDEDDKPQRPRLFADE; encoded by the coding sequence ATGGAAAGCAAACGACAGCAGAAATTCGCCAGCCTACTCACGAAAGAGCTGGCCGAAGTGTTCCGGCGCGATTTGCCGCACTTGTTCGCCGGCACCCTGCCGCCCAGCATCACGGCTGTGCGCGTAAGCCCCGACCTAGGCGTGGCGCGCATTTACCTCAGCGTGCTGCTGGCCTCCGATCCGCAGAGCCAGGTGGCCGCCGTGCAGGAGCACACCAAGGAGGTGCGCCACGCGTTGGCCAAGCGCGTGCGCAACCAATTGCGCGTCATCCCCGACCTCCAGTTTTTCCTCGACGACTCGGCCGCGTACGCTACGCACATGGATAAGGTCCTGTCCGATCTGAACATTCCGCCCACGCCCAAGGAAGACGAAGACGACAAACCCCAGCGCCCGCGCCTCTTTGCCGATGAATAG
- the rpiB gene encoding ribose 5-phosphate isomerase B, translating to MNKQLAIGSDHAGFAYKEMLKPWLEQQGYEVRDFGAHSTDSADYPDFAHPLAAAVAAGELPQGILICGSANGVCITANKHQGVRAAIAWLPELASLARQHNNANVLCLPARFVSEEQARAIAAEFLNTAFEGGRHQNRVGKIEC from the coding sequence ATGAACAAGCAACTAGCTATCGGCTCCGACCACGCCGGCTTTGCCTACAAAGAAATGCTGAAGCCCTGGCTGGAGCAGCAAGGCTACGAGGTGCGCGACTTCGGCGCGCACTCCACCGACTCGGCCGATTACCCCGACTTTGCGCACCCGCTGGCGGCTGCCGTAGCCGCCGGCGAGCTGCCCCAGGGCATCCTGATCTGCGGCTCGGCCAACGGGGTGTGCATCACGGCCAACAAGCACCAGGGCGTGCGCGCGGCCATTGCCTGGCTGCCCGAGCTGGCCTCGCTGGCGCGCCAGCACAACAACGCCAACGTGCTGTGCCTGCCCGCCCGTTTCGTAAGCGAAGAGCAGGCCCGCGCAATTGCCGCCGAGTTTCTGAACACCGCTTTTGAGGGCGGCCGTCACCAAAACCGCGTGGGGAAGATTGAGTGTTAA
- the tatC gene encoding twin-arginine translocase subunit TatC — protein sequence MSFIDHLEALRWHIIRAAIAVLVFALAAFLAKDFLFHDLILGPSRSDFWTYRMFCKLGQMLNAPALCMDKVGFVIQNRQMSGQLTMHISTSFIVGLVLGFPYLFWELWRFISPGLYPHERANSRGAVFFVSILFIFGLLFGYFIAAPMSINFLAGYVLDPTVENQFDLQSYLSTLTTMTLSCAFVFELPMVVFFLAKAGLITPEIMRLYRKHAIVVILVIAAIITPPDVSSQIIVTLPILLLYELSINIARVVRRKDVDRLNAQLAENHGQV from the coding sequence ATGTCCTTCATCGACCACCTGGAGGCGCTCCGCTGGCACATTATTCGTGCGGCTATTGCGGTACTGGTGTTTGCGCTTGCGGCCTTTCTGGCCAAGGATTTTCTTTTTCACGATCTGATCCTGGGCCCGTCGCGCTCCGATTTCTGGACGTACCGCATGTTCTGCAAGCTGGGGCAAATGCTTAATGCCCCAGCCTTGTGTATGGACAAGGTGGGTTTCGTGATTCAGAACCGCCAGATGAGCGGCCAGTTGACCATGCACATCAGCACCTCGTTTATCGTCGGGTTGGTGCTGGGCTTTCCGTACCTGTTCTGGGAGCTGTGGCGCTTTATCAGCCCCGGCCTGTACCCCCACGAGCGGGCCAACTCGCGCGGGGCGGTGTTCTTCGTTTCCATCCTGTTCATCTTCGGGTTGTTGTTCGGCTACTTTATTGCCGCGCCCATGAGCATCAACTTCCTGGCCGGCTACGTGCTCGATCCGACGGTGGAAAACCAGTTCGACCTGCAGAGCTACCTCTCCACGCTCACCACCATGACGCTGTCGTGCGCCTTCGTGTTCGAGCTGCCGATGGTGGTGTTCTTCCTGGCCAAAGCCGGACTGATTACGCCCGAAATCATGCGCCTCTACCGCAAGCACGCTATTGTGGTAATTCTGGTAATAGCGGCCATAATCACCCCGCCCGATGTGTCGTCGCAGATTATCGTGACGCTGCCCATTCTGCTGCTTTACGAGCTCAGCATCAACATTGCCCGCGTGGTGCGCCGCAAAGATGTGGACCGCCTGAATGCCCAGCTGGCCGAAAACCACGGCCAGGTGTAA
- the glyA gene encoding serine hydroxymethyltransferase: METTTRTLAPDTVVFDLIRREQERQMHGLELIASENFVSEQVMQAQGSILTNKYAEGLPGKRYYGGCEIVDQIEQLAIDRVKELFGVEWANVQPHSGAQANAAVMLGILKPGDKILGFDLSHGGHLTHGSPVNFSGKLYQPSFYGVEPETGLIDWEKVKETARREQPKLIICGASAYSRDWNYQALREAADEVGALLLADISHPSGLIAKGLLNSPFEHCHIVTTTTHKTLRGPRGGLIMLGRDFENPLGLKTPKGEIRSMSSVLDGAVFPGTQGGPLEHVIGAKAVAFGEALSDAYGEYAQQVIRNAQALANAFTERGYQIISGGTDNHLMLIDLRSKGLTGKLAENTLIKADITINKNMVPFDDKSPFVTSGMRIGSAAVTTRGLREADMARIVDFIDQVLMNHDNDTRIGQVRQQVNAMMRDLPLFSV; encoded by the coding sequence ATGGAAACCACGACCCGCACTCTCGCTCCCGATACCGTTGTATTCGACCTGATTCGCCGCGAACAAGAGCGGCAGATGCACGGGCTGGAGCTTATCGCCTCCGAAAACTTCGTTTCGGAGCAGGTAATGCAAGCCCAGGGCTCCATCCTGACGAACAAATACGCCGAGGGCCTGCCCGGCAAGCGCTACTACGGCGGCTGCGAAATCGTCGATCAGATCGAGCAACTGGCCATCGACCGCGTAAAAGAGCTGTTTGGCGTGGAGTGGGCCAACGTGCAGCCCCACTCGGGCGCGCAGGCCAACGCCGCCGTTATGCTGGGCATTCTGAAGCCCGGCGACAAAATTCTGGGTTTCGACCTCTCGCACGGCGGCCACCTCACGCACGGCTCGCCGGTAAACTTCTCGGGCAAGCTCTACCAGCCTTCGTTCTACGGCGTGGAGCCCGAAACCGGCCTCATCGACTGGGAAAAAGTAAAGGAAACCGCCCGCCGCGAGCAGCCCAAGCTCATCATCTGCGGGGCCTCGGCCTACTCGCGCGACTGGAATTACCAAGCCCTGCGCGAAGCCGCCGACGAGGTAGGCGCCTTGCTGCTGGCTGATATTTCGCACCCCTCGGGTCTCATTGCCAAGGGTTTGCTGAACTCGCCCTTCGAGCATTGCCACATCGTAACCACCACCACGCACAAAACCCTGCGCGGCCCGCGCGGCGGCCTCATCATGCTGGGCCGCGACTTCGAGAACCCCCTAGGTCTGAAAACCCCGAAGGGCGAAATCCGCTCGATGTCGTCGGTGCTCGACGGGGCGGTGTTCCCCGGCACGCAGGGCGGCCCCTTGGAGCACGTAATCGGTGCCAAAGCCGTTGCCTTCGGCGAAGCCCTCAGCGACGCCTACGGCGAGTACGCGCAGCAGGTAATCCGCAACGCGCAGGCCCTGGCCAACGCTTTTACCGAGCGCGGCTACCAGATTATTTCGGGCGGTACCGATAACCACCTGATGCTGATTGACCTGCGCAGCAAAGGCCTGACGGGCAAGCTGGCCGAGAACACGCTCATCAAGGCCGACATCACCATCAACAAAAACATGGTGCCCTTCGACGACAAGTCGCCGTTCGTTACCTCGGGCATGCGCATCGGCTCGGCTGCCGTAACTACCCGCGGCCTGCGCGAAGCCGACATGGCCCGCATCGTCGACTTTATCGATCAGGTGCTGATGAACCACGACAACGACACCCGCATCGGCCAGGTGCGCCAGCAGGTAAACGCCATGATGCGCGACCTGCCGCTCTTTTCAGTTTAA
- a CDS encoding tetratricopeptide repeat protein — protein MSYFLSEQLARLRTGTLTPLTDFYEQQRDIFSRWARRQFGTTAEPAHAVLREVLLEFYDQANDGRLSRWPTDLRAHLYGVARQILTATVTNTALSAELPLPASEADRRVLVLRTMRQLPYDSQLVLQQFYFHGSNFETLAVKLGYPNANVARRQKSDALRKLYEALQRQGAVGTAELLPHLTEVERSADGLMTAAEQDEFDAQMMLDGELRQACLAYEQYAADLRWAAGRETLRLRLESLDRRVAQRMAAQQRISRRQRRQRVRLGVVAAALAVLIGCLVVFWPKRSSPSKAWADFDVQEPGLPAAVTEGRPLLEQSMNLYRSGRYPAALHSLRRLPAGSLGQDTFLFYNGLLLLRQEQPQQAESYFQRVSQMPNSPMAGRATFYLGLAHWQQQELPQAQKALQRAAETGPQPHRNMAQRALREAGL, from the coding sequence GTGAGTTACTTTCTGTCGGAACAGCTTGCCCGGTTGCGTACCGGTACCCTCACGCCGCTCACCGATTTTTACGAGCAGCAGCGCGATATTTTTAGCCGCTGGGCCCGGCGCCAGTTTGGCACCACGGCCGAGCCGGCGCACGCGGTGCTGCGCGAGGTGCTGCTTGAGTTCTACGACCAGGCCAACGACGGACGCCTCAGCCGCTGGCCCACCGATTTGCGCGCCCACCTTTACGGCGTAGCGCGGCAAATCCTGACAGCGACCGTAACGAACACGGCGCTGTCGGCCGAATTGCCCCTGCCCGCTTCCGAAGCCGACCGCCGCGTGCTGGTGCTGCGCACCATGCGCCAGCTACCCTACGACAGCCAGCTGGTGCTGCAGCAGTTTTATTTCCACGGCTCCAACTTCGAAACGCTGGCCGTAAAGCTTGGCTACCCCAACGCCAACGTGGCCCGCCGCCAGAAATCCGACGCGCTGCGCAAACTCTACGAAGCCCTGCAGCGGCAGGGCGCTGTGGGCACCGCCGAGTTGCTGCCCCACCTCACGGAGGTAGAGCGCTCGGCCGATGGCCTGATGACGGCCGCCGAACAAGACGAGTTCGATGCCCAGATGATGCTCGACGGGGAATTGCGCCAGGCGTGCCTGGCCTACGAGCAGTACGCCGCCGATTTGCGCTGGGCCGCCGGCCGCGAAACCCTGCGCCTCCGCCTCGAGTCGCTGGACCGGCGGGTGGCGCAACGCATGGCCGCGCAGCAGCGCATTAGCCGGCGGCAGCGCCGCCAACGGGTGCGCCTGGGGGTAGTGGCGGCGGCGCTGGCAGTGCTTATCGGCTGCCTGGTGGTGTTTTGGCCCAAGCGCAGCTCGCCAAGCAAGGCCTGGGCTGATTTTGATGTGCAGGAGCCCGGCCTGCCCGCTGCCGTTACGGAAGGCCGCCCGCTGCTCGAGCAAAGCATGAACCTCTACCGCAGCGGGCGTTACCCGGCTGCGCTGCACTCGCTGCGCCGCTTGCCGGCGGGCTCCCTAGGTCAGGATACCTTCTTGTTTTACAACGGCTTGCTGCTGCTGCGCCAAGAGCAGCCCCAGCAAGCCGAAAGCTACTTTCAGCGGGTTAGCCAGATGCCCAACTCCCCCATGGCCGGCCGGGCCACGTTTTACCTAGGGCTGGCGCACTGGCAGCAGCAGGAGCTGCCGCAGGCCCAAAAAGCCCTGCAGCGCGCCGCCGAAACCGGCCCCCAGCCGCACCGCAACATGGCCCAGCGCGCCTTGCGCGAGGCCGGCCTGTAA
- a CDS encoding metallophosphoesterase family protein has product MRYATTDVHGCLRTLRHLVEERIGLSTSDELYLLGDYVNKGPDSRGVLDYLMELQRTGYQVQCLLGNHDEELLKAAREARPLAPWAAGPKPDQLTLGSFGVTQPQHIQEPYLQWLEALPLTLELPDFVLVHAGFDFRLPPERMRTDRHSMLNIKNFTFDASRLQGKRLLHGHTPTPRRELRRRVKQRAGAIGLDTGCVYRHNPELRHLSALNLDTWELLSQENLEVPYPIGLR; this is encoded by the coding sequence ATGCGTTACGCTACCACCGATGTTCACGGCTGCCTGCGCACCTTGCGCCACTTGGTTGAGGAGCGCATCGGCCTCAGTACCTCCGACGAGCTGTACCTGCTGGGCGACTACGTAAACAAAGGCCCCGACAGCCGCGGCGTGCTCGATTACCTGATGGAGCTGCAGCGCACGGGCTACCAGGTGCAGTGCCTGCTCGGCAACCACGACGAGGAACTGCTAAAGGCTGCCCGCGAAGCGCGGCCCCTGGCGCCGTGGGCCGCGGGCCCCAAGCCCGACCAACTAACCCTAGGTAGTTTTGGCGTAACGCAGCCCCAGCACATTCAGGAGCCTTACTTGCAGTGGCTTGAGGCGCTGCCGCTTACCTTGGAGCTGCCCGATTTTGTGCTGGTGCACGCCGGCTTCGACTTTCGGCTGCCGCCCGAACGCATGCGCACCGATAGACACAGCATGCTCAACATCAAGAACTTCACCTTCGACGCCTCGCGGCTGCAGGGCAAGCGCCTGCTCCACGGCCACACCCCCACGCCCCGGCGCGAGCTGCGGCGCCGCGTAAAGCAGCGGGCCGGCGCCATCGGGCTCGATACCGGCTGCGTGTACCGCCACAACCCCGAGCTGCGGCACCTTTCGGCCCTGAACCTCGATACCTGGGAGCTGCTCAGCCAGGAGAACCTGGAAGTGCCTTACCCTATCGGGTTGCGGTAA